The following proteins come from a genomic window of Pseudomonadota bacterium:
- a CDS encoding ankyrin repeat domain-containing protein yields the protein MQKVIEEEPEDIAALIAALKSNAQHLASPAEGKTPLGLAIELRRSPQYLRAMLDHGVDVNQKDGRGRTALETLLQRDVSFVFIPGIHAKADFRKADRRLLVEMAIQLLSKGARPPALGVDMFSLGIGNEQCARCVAEYRDAVAAAVISRAVRSGKWPRCGAIIASFVYIQGARDLPFRRPWFFENTD from the coding sequence CGAAGAGGAGCCCGAGGACATAGCTGCCCTGATCGCCGCGCTCAAATCAAACGCGCAGCACCTCGCGTCGCCGGCCGAGGGCAAGACGCCGCTGGGCTTGGCCATTGAGCTCCGTCGGTCGCCGCAATACCTCAGGGCCATGCTAGACCACGGCGTCGACGTCAATCAGAAAGACGGGCGAGGCAGAACGGCGCTCGAGACGCTCTTACAGAGAGACGTGAGCTTCGTCTTTATACCTGGCATACACGCGAAGGCGGACTTCAGGAAAGCGGACAGGCGCCTGCTGGTGGAAATGGCCATTCAGCTCCTGTCGAAGGGCGCGCGCCCTCCTGCCCTCGGCGTCGACATGTTCTCTCTGGGCATCGGGAACGAACAGTGCGCGCGCTGCGTCGCGGAGTACAGAGACGCCGTCGCGGCCGCAGTCATCTCGCGGGCCGTACGCTCGGGGAAATGGCCTCGTTGCGGCGCCATTATCGCCAGCTTTGTCTATATTCAAGGCGCGCGGGACCTCCCGTTTCGCCGCCCCTGGTTCTTTGAAAACACGGACTAA